One part of the Lachnospiraceae bacterium JLR.KK002 genome encodes these proteins:
- a CDS encoding N-acetyltransferase, protein MNIRKAKSEDLKNILPIYAHARQQMALMGNPGQWGTDKPSPATLREDIRKGSLFVMEAAGEITGVFAFFTGEEPTYRTIDGKWMNEFPYGVIHRIAGSGRQKGILKHCLQFCSAFTPNLRIDTHEQNAVMRHLLEKNGFRECGIIYVEDKTPRIAFQRYIHDPEIPDHPD, encoded by the coding sequence ATGAACATCCGAAAAGCAAAATCAGAAGACCTGAAAAACATTCTTCCCATTTACGCCCATGCAAGGCAGCAGATGGCACTGATGGGAAATCCCGGCCAGTGGGGAACAGACAAACCCTCTCCGGCCACCCTCCGGGAAGACATCCGAAAGGGCAGCCTGTTCGTGATGGAAGCCGCAGGGGAAATCACAGGAGTATTTGCTTTCTTTACCGGAGAAGAACCCACTTACCGTACCATTGACGGCAAGTGGATGAACGAATTTCCCTATGGAGTCATACACCGGATTGCAGGCAGCGGCAGACAGAAAGGTATTCTGAAACACTGCCTGCAATTCTGCAGTGCTTTTACTCCCAATCTGCGGATTGATACCCATGAACAGAACGCTGTCATGCGCCATCTGCTGGAAAAAAACGGATTCCGGGAATGCGGTATTATTTATGTGGAAGATAAAACGCCCCGCATTGCCTTTCAGCGTTACATACATGACCCCGAAATCCCGGATCATCCGGACTGA
- a CDS encoding sodium:proton antiporter, with translation MNTFLLNTVILLALVVALGYLNEKVTGFPDEIALMMFSIAIGGVLVVLSMGFQGTASAMELIRGMKYFDLEKFLMEGVLCFMLFAGSCHMRLLDFKTHARTISLLAVGATFLGAVFYGLLFYGAGKLLGLSMTVPVCLMFGSIVAPTDPIAATSILKKFNLPPGISFIMEGESLLNDGMGVALFVFFSGMVTAEKSGGFFQVMAKELLGAVLVGILVTAVCFYIFRHTKDEARQIFASLLAVSLSYLLCERFGFSGAIASVVCGVLFSALRNYLEHKGESLSLEQFDNFWSVLDTLLNSVLYVMLGLSFIHILQMPHVLILSLIAVGANLAGRVGSLGVSCLFVGQLPDGYDKGSFIKLLTWGGLRGGLSVALAMSAQTLVDGSTCNIIMGGTYAIVFFTTVVQGMTMPRVYERIRKGIK, from the coding sequence ATGAATACATTTTTATTGAATACAGTTATTTTACTTGCCCTGGTTGTTGCGCTGGGGTATCTGAATGAGAAAGTGACCGGATTTCCGGATGAAATTGCACTGATGATGTTCAGTATTGCGATTGGCGGCGTCCTGGTGGTTCTGAGTATGGGATTTCAGGGAACAGCGTCAGCCATGGAACTGATAAGAGGAATGAAATACTTCGATCTGGAAAAATTTCTTATGGAAGGGGTACTCTGCTTTATGCTGTTCGCAGGCTCCTGCCATATGCGGCTTCTGGATTTTAAAACCCATGCCAGAACTATTTCTCTGCTGGCAGTGGGGGCCACTTTTCTGGGAGCAGTATTTTACGGACTGCTGTTTTACGGTGCCGGAAAGCTGCTGGGGCTGTCCATGACAGTTCCGGTATGCCTGATGTTTGGAAGTATTGTGGCGCCTACGGACCCCATTGCGGCCACCAGTATTCTGAAAAAGTTCAATCTTCCTCCCGGTATCAGTTTTATCATGGAGGGAGAATCTCTGCTGAATGACGGAATGGGCGTTGCCCTGTTTGTATTTTTTTCCGGTATGGTTACAGCAGAAAAAAGCGGCGGATTCTTTCAGGTCATGGCAAAAGAACTGCTGGGAGCCGTACTTGTGGGTATTCTTGTGACAGCAGTGTGCTTTTACATATTCCGTCATACGAAAGATGAGGCCAGACAGATTTTTGCCAGCCTTCTGGCAGTGTCTCTGTCTTATCTGCTGTGTGAACGTTTTGGATTTTCCGGCGCCATTGCCTCGGTAGTCTGCGGTGTTCTGTTTTCTGCCCTGCGCAATTACCTGGAGCATAAAGGGGAGTCTCTTTCACTGGAACAGTTTGATAACTTCTGGTCTGTTCTGGACACGCTGCTGAATTCTGTTCTGTATGTAATGCTGGGGCTGTCCTTTATCCATATTCTCCAGATGCCCCATGTGCTGATTTTGTCTCTGATTGCTGTGGGAGCAAATCTGGCCGGCCGGGTGGGAAGCCTTGGCGTGTCCTGTCTGTTTGTGGGACAGCTTCCGGATGGATATGACAAAGGTTCTTTTATTAAACTGCTGACCTGGGGCGGCCTTCGGGGCGGTCTGTCCGTAGCTCTTGCCATGAGCGCACAGACTCTGGTGGATGGCAGTACCTGCAATATTATTATGGGCGGAACCTATGCCATTGTATTCTTTACCACCGTTGTACAGGGAATGACCATGCCCAGGGTGTATGAGAGGATTCGGAAAGGAATTAAGTAA
- a CDS encoding MATE family efflux transporter, with amino-acid sequence MELSIQGAAISSPGSYSIRKYPVIFAGAPFIMLANGLPHIFRSLGLIKESTVGIVLGNAVNIVLDWFFIVILHMGTAGAALATSIGFLCSSIYYICCLIQKEKTGNPSIALSPHQFKPEKQMVLDVVKIGIPGALITVMPSVSNIILNNYISLYGSNAVASYGIAYKIDLFPIMLSVGLSTGIAPLIGFCYGAGQKERLEKSMDTGTACGVVLGILFTSVFMLFAEPLASIFLHEKALVRQTAHFLRLLCFHAPLPGIINMTTSYFQALGKAANSLTITALRNVVLFIPGLILLNYLWQLNGVILTRLVVEVILTVICLIMYAVSSPERNYKEQII; translated from the coding sequence ATGGAATTATCCATCCAGGGCGCGGCAATCAGTTCCCCCGGCTCGTATTCCATCAGAAAATATCCAGTGATTTTTGCCGGCGCGCCATTCATTATGCTTGCAAACGGACTTCCACATATCTTCCGCTCTCTCGGACTGATTAAGGAAAGCACCGTGGGCATTGTACTGGGAAATGCTGTCAACATTGTCCTGGACTGGTTCTTTATTGTCATTCTCCACATGGGGACAGCCGGAGCTGCTCTGGCTACATCCATCGGATTTTTATGTTCTTCCATATATTACATCTGCTGTCTGATTCAAAAAGAAAAGACAGGGAATCCGTCGATTGCCCTGTCGCCTCATCAGTTTAAACCTGAAAAACAGATGGTACTGGATGTCGTGAAGATTGGCATTCCCGGAGCGCTGATTACCGTTATGCCGAGTGTTTCCAACATTATTCTCAACAATTATATCAGTCTCTACGGCTCAAATGCTGTGGCTTCCTACGGCATCGCCTATAAAATTGACTTATTCCCGATTATGCTGTCTGTGGGCCTGTCTACAGGCATTGCACCATTAATCGGATTCTGCTATGGAGCAGGCCAGAAAGAACGCCTTGAGAAATCCATGGATACAGGCACTGCCTGCGGCGTTGTTCTGGGAATCCTGTTTACGTCAGTTTTTATGCTGTTTGCCGAACCTCTTGCATCCATATTTTTACATGAAAAAGCCCTGGTACGGCAGACAGCACATTTCCTGCGTCTGTTATGTTTTCATGCTCCGCTGCCGGGCATTATCAATATGACTACTTCGTATTTTCAGGCACTGGGCAAAGCAGCAAATTCTCTGACCATTACCGCGCTCCGGAATGTGGTTCTGTTTATTCCCGGCCTGATTCTGCTGAATTATCTCTGGCAACTGAACGGCGTGATTCTGACCCGGCTTGTGGTAGAGGTTATCCTGACAGTAATATGCCTGATTATGTATGCTGTCTCATCACCGGAAAGAAATTATAAGGAACAGATTATCTAA
- a CDS encoding DUF308 domain-containing protein, which produces MKIFTIILGVIMAICGVSCICTPVMTFLEAGYFLVILLLVYGIGAIVRAIMEKNYGLPFLFGILSVILGVVIMVVPGLKLMTDGMLIYLMAVWFLLQGAVAIFMAFRQKNSEESKGWVWVLILGILGVLTGIYSLVHPMLLAFTFGILVGVYFIESGISMIVMVCSVHSE; this is translated from the coding sequence ATGAAAATTTTTACAATTATTCTGGGAGTAATTATGGCTATCTGCGGGGTTTCCTGTATCTGTACGCCGGTAATGACCTTTCTGGAGGCAGGATATTTTCTGGTAATTCTGCTTCTGGTCTATGGAATCGGCGCCATTGTAAGGGCCATTATGGAGAAAAATTACGGACTGCCTTTTCTGTTTGGGATTCTGAGCGTTATCCTTGGCGTGGTGATTATGGTTGTGCCGGGACTGAAGCTGATGACAGACGGAATGCTGATTTATCTTATGGCAGTATGGTTCCTTCTGCAGGGGGCTGTGGCAATTTTCATGGCATTCCGGCAGAAAAATTCAGAAGAAAGCAAAGGCTGGGTATGGGTGCTGATTCTGGGGATTCTCGGAGTTCTGACCGGTATTTATTCTCTGGTACATCCCATGCTGCTGGCGTTTACCTTTGGAATACTGGTAGGCGTTTACTTTATCGAAAGCGGAATCAGCATGATTGTTATGGTATGTTCTGTTCATTCGGAATAG
- a CDS encoding DUF4097 family beta strand repeat-containing protein, producing the protein MKRNRLLGIMLILAAFSGVLCSGIIIVTGIRQGSSAHASSPLREKYPQPYTLEKTKLENFSSASICLDYADISILPADDFYLEYRLDGTCQEPDYGVRDGVFHFREGSAQRQYTISFNLFGNPVNREPFYLNLYVPADQYFELLTMSVESGNVKLEQISAKEADVTLEYGDLTLEEFSGTTLNISSESGNTEAKIIICDDLTVSASYGDFTGGTISVSGSSIFDLESGNLEISSLTAGIFSAENAYGNCDVEHITAERLTCSLESGNLTLKDAAPKQAEVNMEYGDVTLRLADTVSDYSYDLETEYGDLNIDGTQIEPDEDGTVLYRKQNGGKKKSIQIHCESGSVTIR; encoded by the coding sequence ATGAAACGTAACAGACTGTTAGGCATTATGCTCATCCTTGCCGCCTTTTCCGGCGTCCTGTGCTCCGGTATTATCATTGTAACCGGAATTCGGCAGGGTTCTTCCGCTCACGCCAGTTCCCCGCTGCGTGAAAAATATCCCCAGCCTTATACGCTGGAAAAGACAAAACTGGAAAATTTCTCCAGCGCCTCCATTTGTCTGGACTACGCCGATATATCCATACTGCCGGCAGATGATTTCTACCTGGAATACCGGCTGGACGGTACCTGTCAGGAACCGGATTACGGCGTCCGGGACGGAGTATTTCACTTTCGGGAAGGTTCCGCTCAGCGGCAGTACACCATTTCTTTCAATCTGTTTGGAAATCCTGTGAACCGGGAACCTTTTTATCTGAATCTCTATGTACCGGCAGACCAGTATTTTGAACTGCTGACCATGTCCGTGGAGAGCGGAAATGTGAAACTGGAGCAGATAAGCGCAAAAGAAGCTGACGTAACCCTGGAATATGGAGACCTTACGCTGGAAGAATTCAGCGGAACTACACTGAATATTTCCAGTGAATCCGGAAATACGGAAGCCAAAATCATAATCTGCGACGACCTGACGGTTTCCGCTTCCTACGGAGATTTTACAGGAGGAACCATTTCAGTTTCCGGCAGCAGTATATTTGATCTTGAATCCGGCAATCTGGAAATTTCCAGCCTGACCGCGGGTATTTTTTCGGCAGAAAATGCATATGGAAACTGCGATGTGGAACATATCACTGCAGAGCGTCTGACATGTTCTCTGGAATCCGGCAATCTGACTCTGAAAGATGCTGCTCCGAAACAGGCTGAGGTAAACATGGAATACGGAGACGTTACCCTCAGACTGGCAGACACTGTTTCTGATTACAGCTACGACCTGGAAACAGAATACGGAGACCTGAACATAGACGGAACACAGATAGAGCCGGATGAGGACGGAACTGTTCTCTACCGGAAGCAGAACGGCGGGAAAAAGAAATCCATCCAAATCCACTGTGAAAGTGGAAGTGTGACAATCCGATAA
- a CDS encoding potassium channel family protein produces MKAWKRCYKILKRTGTLQIFMSFLLFLCAAGAALMVVEPDIRTFGDGVWYCFVAATTIGFGDICVTTGIGRVITVLVAMYGILMTAMVPGVVVSYYMEYLKVREKETISVFLEKLERLPELSEEELEQLSRRVREFEQNHTDIGR; encoded by the coding sequence ATGAAAGCATGGAAACGGTGTTATAAAATCCTGAAACGGACAGGTACATTGCAGATATTTATGAGTTTCCTGCTGTTTCTCTGTGCTGCCGGAGCAGCGCTGATGGTGGTGGAGCCGGATATCCGTACTTTTGGCGACGGTGTGTGGTACTGCTTTGTGGCGGCCACCACCATCGGATTCGGAGATATCTGCGTGACCACCGGCATTGGACGGGTGATTACGGTACTGGTAGCCATGTATGGGATTCTTATGACTGCCATGGTGCCCGGCGTTGTGGTCAGTTACTATATGGAATATTTAAAAGTCCGGGAAAAAGAAACCATCTCTGTTTTTCTGGAAAAGCTGGAACGACTGCCGGAGCTGTCAGAAGAAGAACTGGAACAGCTCTCCCGGAGAGTCCGGGAATTTGAGCAGAATCATACGGATATTGGAAGGTAA
- a CDS encoding ATP-binding protein yields the protein MDGGLVLEGQEVYFKELLELVKQEISLYTRYAVRLREDGGIRHIYQTKLLKEELSNILENPFAYMDLESYRRERELLMLRWREFHEKAYRTMKNGEMLPFEYMLRRLKLTEFEQYLACLAMAPELNREFERLYCYLQDDLSWRYPSLDLCVKMYTMDEQEQNRLTGRTFVRRELLSCIFEEIQRGQESELSWRLKLRKDLVAYAYFQESDLLNRKVEYRLSIPDGRPAPTPNINHQVMEVIKKRLTEGNPGQNAGTERRELRLFLLRGPGGSGKKLQIKLAAAALGRGVLFFDLRIFSGKNEEQMRNLICNALVRAVLDHAFLTFCHWETLWDGEKKNRLFAQEILLKTSLFFQDAFLAVEEEAGQDVFGGEYPAGCRTEEFSMGFPSIQERSLLWKTFLEEAGHEKETCGLERQQIYDTLAAQFDFTPGVIKEAAELACREGEIYGEEVSAARLYRACQQKISHRLGERASRVRAVYTWDDLVLEEGPKELLRQACGQVSFRGKVYEEWGFQDKIAYGRGVSMLFAGPPGTGKTMAAQVLARELNLELYKVDLSGVLSKYIGETQKNLREIFDEVKKSRSILFFDEADVLFGKRVDVTDARDISANAQTAYLLQKMEEYDGITILATNLLQNFDDAYKRRIKFIIRFTFPRKERRIQLWQKVFPRQMPLGSDLDIEYLAENFELSGAAIKNIAVNAAFLAASRQEITGMEHIMTALQQEYEKSGKILGKAELKEYYVYKI from the coding sequence ATGGATGGTGGATTGGTATTGGAAGGACAGGAAGTATATTTCAAAGAACTGCTGGAGCTGGTGAAGCAGGAAATCAGCCTTTATACCAGGTATGCGGTGCGGCTGCGGGAGGACGGAGGAATCCGCCATATTTACCAGACGAAGCTGTTGAAGGAGGAACTCTCCAATATTCTGGAAAATCCTTTTGCCTATATGGATTTGGAATCTTATCGCCGGGAACGGGAACTTCTTATGCTCCGGTGGCGGGAATTCCATGAGAAGGCTTACCGCACCATGAAAAATGGCGAGATGCTTCCCTTTGAATACATGCTCCGCAGACTGAAGCTCACGGAATTTGAGCAGTATCTGGCCTGTCTCGCCATGGCGCCGGAATTAAACCGGGAATTTGAGCGGCTGTACTGCTATCTGCAGGACGACCTGTCCTGGAGGTATCCTTCCCTGGATTTGTGCGTGAAAATGTATACCATGGACGAACAGGAACAGAACAGGCTGACAGGCCGGACTTTTGTACGCCGGGAGTTGTTGAGCTGTATCTTTGAAGAAATTCAGAGAGGTCAGGAAAGCGAGCTGTCCTGGAGGCTGAAGCTCCGGAAAGATCTGGTGGCCTATGCATATTTTCAGGAATCAGACCTGCTGAACCGAAAGGTGGAATACCGTCTGAGCATTCCGGATGGAAGACCTGCCCCCACGCCCAATATTAATCATCAGGTCATGGAGGTCATAAAAAAGCGTCTGACAGAAGGAAACCCTGGTCAGAACGCAGGGACGGAAAGAAGGGAGCTCAGGCTGTTTCTTCTGCGTGGTCCCGGAGGAAGCGGAAAAAAGCTGCAGATAAAACTGGCGGCAGCAGCTCTGGGCCGGGGCGTACTGTTTTTTGATCTGAGAATCTTCTCCGGTAAAAATGAAGAACAGATGAGAAATCTTATTTGTAACGCGCTGGTGCGGGCAGTGCTGGATCATGCTTTTCTGACCTTCTGCCACTGGGAAACCCTGTGGGACGGGGAGAAGAAGAACCGGCTGTTTGCACAGGAAATCCTGCTGAAAACCTCATTGTTTTTTCAGGATGCATTTCTGGCAGTGGAAGAGGAAGCGGGGCAGGATGTGTTCGGCGGGGAATATCCCGCCGGCTGCCGGACAGAAGAATTTTCCATGGGATTTCCCTCCATACAGGAACGGAGCCTGCTCTGGAAAACCTTTCTGGAAGAGGCAGGACACGAAAAAGAAACTTGCGGGCTGGAAAGGCAGCAGATATACGATACTTTGGCGGCCCAGTTTGATTTTACGCCGGGAGTGATAAAAGAAGCGGCAGAGCTGGCCTGCCGGGAAGGGGAAATCTACGGGGAAGAAGTTTCCGCCGCCCGTCTGTACCGGGCCTGCCAGCAGAAAATTTCCCACCGGCTGGGAGAGCGCGCCAGCCGGGTCAGGGCGGTGTATACCTGGGATGACCTGGTGCTGGAAGAAGGGCCAAAAGAACTGCTGCGGCAGGCCTGCGGGCAGGTATCTTTTCGGGGAAAGGTCTATGAGGAATGGGGATTTCAGGATAAGATTGCTTATGGACGTGGAGTATCCATGCTGTTTGCAGGGCCTCCGGGAACAGGGAAAACCATGGCAGCTCAGGTCCTTGCCAGAGAATTGAATCTGGAGCTGTATAAGGTGGATCTTTCCGGTGTGCTGTCCAAATACATTGGAGAAACCCAGAAAAACCTCCGGGAAATCTTTGACGAAGTGAAAAAGAGCAGAAGCATTCTCTTTTTTGACGAGGCGGACGTGCTGTTTGGGAAGCGTGTGGATGTAACAGATGCAAGGGATATCAGTGCCAATGCCCAGACTGCATATTTATTGCAGAAAATGGAAGAATATGACGGAATTACGATTCTTGCCACTAACCTGCTGCAGAACTTTGACGACGCCTATAAACGGCGAATCAAATTTATCATCCGTTTCACTTTTCCCCGGAAAGAACGCCGCATACAGCTCTGGCAGAAAGTGTTTCCCAGGCAAATGCCTCTGGGAAGCGATTTGGATATAGAGTATCTTGCGGAAAATTTTGAGCTTTCCGGAGCGGCCATTAAAAATATTGCAGTCAACGCAGCTTTTCTTGCAGCCTCCAGGCAGGAAATCACCGGAATGGAGCACATTATGACAGCTTTGCAGCAGGAATATGAGAAATCCGGAAAAATACTTGGAAAGGCGGAACTGAAAGAGTATTATGTATACAAAATATAA
- a CDS encoding chloride channel protein, which produces MNKSVRNNLYLILFCGITGAVAGGVIWTFLKMMSVGTAFLWEWLPEQVPIPCYTVLVCTLGGMLIGCFRRKFGDYPEDLETVMGKVKAEKTYDYSNMVVLLLSALFPLLLGSSIGPEAGLTGVIVGLCYWAGENLSFARQNAREYSQVGAAVTLSVLFRSPLFGVFAVEEENREKEILKLPGTMKLFLYGLAVAAGTGFYMLLSELFGAGLSAMPSFPEMEPDVLDYLMMVIYILLGCILAKFYFITHGAVKWAAGKIPAVVRETVGGLCLGLMGMTVPMLMFSGEEAMGELIEDYTIYLPLTLVAIAFLKVLLTNICIQTGLKGGHFFPIIFAGVCLGYAAAMMVSGDAAGHGVFAAATVTAALLGAIMKKPLAVTVLLFLCFPVRLFLWIFLAAAAGSFFTGAKSPVKKE; this is translated from the coding sequence ATGAATAAATCAGTCAGGAACAATCTGTATCTTATCCTGTTCTGCGGAATTACAGGAGCGGTGGCCGGAGGCGTTATCTGGACATTTTTAAAAATGATGTCTGTGGGAACTGCATTTTTGTGGGAATGGCTGCCGGAGCAGGTTCCCATTCCCTGTTATACCGTGCTGGTGTGTACACTGGGAGGTATGCTGATTGGCTGTTTCCGCCGGAAATTCGGTGATTATCCGGAGGATTTGGAAACGGTGATGGGGAAAGTAAAAGCGGAGAAGACCTATGACTATTCCAATATGGTCGTCCTTCTGCTCAGCGCGCTGTTTCCTCTTTTGCTGGGCAGCAGCATCGGCCCGGAGGCAGGACTTACCGGAGTCATTGTGGGACTCTGTTACTGGGCGGGAGAGAATCTCTCTTTTGCCCGCCAGAATGCCAGGGAATACTCGCAGGTAGGAGCAGCCGTGACATTGAGCGTCCTGTTCCGTTCTCCTCTGTTTGGTGTTTTTGCCGTGGAGGAAGAAAACCGGGAAAAAGAAATTCTGAAGCTGCCGGGAACCATGAAACTGTTTCTGTATGGCCTGGCAGTGGCGGCGGGAACAGGATTTTATATGCTGCTGTCAGAATTATTCGGCGCAGGACTTTCCGCCATGCCGTCATTTCCGGAAATGGAGCCGGATGTACTTGATTATCTGATGATGGTAATCTATATTCTGCTGGGCTGTATTCTGGCAAAATTTTATTTTATTACCCACGGAGCGGTAAAATGGGCCGCAGGAAAGATCCCTGCCGTTGTAAGAGAGACCGTGGGAGGACTGTGTCTTGGACTTATGGGTATGACAGTGCCGATGCTGATGTTTTCAGGTGAAGAAGCAATGGGTGAGCTGATTGAGGATTACACCATATATCTGCCCCTGACCCTTGTGGCCATCGCATTTCTGAAGGTACTGCTTACTAATATATGCATTCAGACGGGATTGAAAGGAGGACATTTTTTCCCGATTATTTTTGCAGGGGTATGTCTGGGATATGCCGCTGCAATGATGGTGTCCGGTGATGCTGCAGGCCATGGCGTGTTTGCTGCGGCAACTGTGACAGCCGCCCTTCTTGGGGCGATTATGAAAAAACCGCTGGCGGTGACCGTGCTGTTGTTTTTATGTTTTCCGGTCAGACTGTTTCTGTGGATTTTCCTTGCGGCAGCAGCCGGGAGTTTTTTCACAGGTGCCAAATCACCTGTGAAAAAAGAATAA